In the Caldanaerovirga acetigignens genome, TACTGATATCACGTCTTATAACCGGCCCAATTGCGGTATTGATAGCTTACCTTTTCAGCTTCGGGCTTTATTCATAGAGAACTTAATGTTGTGGCGCCTTTATGGCGCCACAACATTTGAAAACGATTTTGCGAAGGAGGACTTCTATGAAGAAATTTGAAGCCAATATAGTCTTTATAGGGGATATGGCGGAGGAATTCAAAAGCCAAAATATGATAATCCTTTTCGACAGCGGCGCCCCGGAGGAACTAAAAGAGATATCGGTGGTCCACCGGGGAGGGATATATCGAGGCGAAGTGGTCCCGGGGGATTTCCTGTTTATAGGGGCTTTTGGCTACCGGGTAACTTCCGTCGGGGAAGTGGCCAACAAGAACCTTAAAAATATAGGCCACGTCTGTCTGAAATTTGACGGGAGCACCGTGCCGGAGCTGCCGGGCAATATCCACCTGGAAGAAAAGGCCCTGCCGGATTTGAAGGTAGGCGATGAGATTTATATAGTGGAAGGCCAGGAAAAATAATAAAGAGAAAGGGGCAAGATAAGATGCTTAACTTGAATTCAAAACTCCTCGAACTTGAAAAAAGCGGGAAAAAAATAAATATCGGCTTAATAGGCGCAGGGCAAATGGGTATAGGCCTTGTGAGCCAGGTGTTCTGCATGAAGGGGATGAGGATTGCGGCTGTCTGCGACATCCGGCTGGAAGAGGCCAAAAAAGCCTATACTTTGGCAGGTGTTTCGACGGACGACATAGTCACGGCGAGAACCGCATCGGAATTGGAGGATGCGGTAAGGAGAGGAAAATACGCGGTGACTGAAGATTTCGGTGTTGTGACAAAAAGCATACCGATCGATGTGGTTATCGACGCCACAGGGGTTCCCGAAGTAGGGGCTCAGATCGCCCTTGAGTCGATATACAATGGAAAGCACATTGTTATGCTAAACGTGGAGACCGATGTCACTGTAGGGCCTATACTTAAAAAGATGGCGGACAGCGCCGGAGTGGTATATACTGTATCTGCAGGCGACGAGCCCGGGGCGATAAAGGAACTTTATGATTTTGCCGATGCCATGGGTTTTGAGGTGCTGGTGGCGGGGAAAGGCAAAAACAACCCCGTGGATTTGGAAGCCAACCCAGATTCCGTAAGGGATGAAGCTTTAAAGAAGAAGATGAACCCGAAGATGCTGGCATCCTTCAAAGACGGCACGAAGACCATGGTGGAACTTACCGCCGTTTCCAATGCCACGGGATTTTTGCCCACAAAGAGGGGGCTTATCGGTCCTTTCGCAAAAGTGGAGGAACTGCCGGAAATCTTCAGGCTCAAGGAAGAAGGCGGCATCCTGGACAGTTACAGAGTGGTGGAATACGTAAACGGCGTGGCGCCGGGCGTTTTCGTGATTGTTACGACGAAGCTGGAGGCGATAAGGGAAGAACTGGCGTATCTTTCCATGGGTCCTGGACCCAATTACGTATTTTACCGCCCCTATCACCTGGCCAGCATAGAGACTCCACTTTCTGCAGCAAGGGCTTATATATATAAAGAACCCACCATAGCACCGAAAGGGGCTCCAGTTTCCGAGACTATAGCCGTGGCAAAGAAAGACCTTAAGGCTGGCGAACATCTCGATGGCATCGGCGGCTTTACGGTTTACGGGATCATAGATACTTATGAGAATGCAAAAA is a window encoding:
- a CDS encoding PTS glucitol/sorbitol transporter subunit IIA, with protein sequence MKKFEANIVFIGDMAEEFKSQNMIILFDSGAPEELKEISVVHRGGIYRGEVVPGDFLFIGAFGYRVTSVGEVANKNLKNIGHVCLKFDGSTVPELPGNIHLEEKALPDLKVGDEIYIVEGQEK
- a CDS encoding NAD(P)H-dependent oxidoreductase, with translation MLNLNSKLLELEKSGKKINIGLIGAGQMGIGLVSQVFCMKGMRIAAVCDIRLEEAKKAYTLAGVSTDDIVTARTASELEDAVRRGKYAVTEDFGVVTKSIPIDVVIDATGVPEVGAQIALESIYNGKHIVMLNVETDVTVGPILKKMADSAGVVYTVSAGDEPGAIKELYDFADAMGFEVLVAGKGKNNPVDLEANPDSVRDEALKKKMNPKMLASFKDGTKTMVELTAVSNATGFLPTKRGLIGPFAKVEELPEIFRLKEEGGILDSYRVVEYVNGVAPGVFVIVTTKLEAIREELAYLSMGPGPNYVFYRPYHLASIETPLSAARAYIYKEPTIAPKGAPVSETIAVAKKDLKAGEHLDGIGGFTVYGIIDTYENAKKERALPIGLVNKNVVMTKDVKKGEVITYDAVKLDESSLILQLRRLQERLIG